One region of Macadamia integrifolia cultivar HAES 741 chromosome 11, SCU_Mint_v3, whole genome shotgun sequence genomic DNA includes:
- the LOC122093893 gene encoding disease resistance protein RPV1-like, translating into MEALRVVGNIKGWVLKEDANGDQAELVELVVKRVFGELISSIHLAECKYPVGIDSHVNHLLPLLNIGSDDIHFVGICDFNGIGKTTIAKAVYNRLILTFNRHSFLSNVREQATQWMALASLQKRLLKDIFKTTIDVGDYHRGKKLMEQLLCKEKVLLVLDDVDGQKQVNALADALNWFGRGSRVIITTRDEHILNVSKVDKDKIYRPQVLDCKQSLQLFSWHAFSRGQPHENYMQLPHDVACYSRGLPLTLEVLGSYVSDIRSTEEWEGTLQNLKEIPPEKVQRRLKISYNNLEDDYQKTIFLDAACFFIGWAKEIVISIWEACGYYPKSATHRIIQISLLKFEEDEDGIYVLKMHDQIIEMGQNIVKEESPMQPGKHSRSWSYGDSLDVLEGHKQLDFGYCESLDKLDKSIGQLSQLKSLTLKRCYSLKMLPDDVGPLEKLEVLDAQNCITLVKLPISMGRMRCLRSINLKGTRVSKLPDDFSMSSRM; encoded by the exons ATGGAAGCTTTGAGAGTGGTAGGAAATATAAAGGGATGGGTTCTCAAGGAAGACGCAAATGG GGATCAAGCAGAGCTAGTAGAATTAGTTGTCAAAAGGGTTTTTGGTGAACTGATTAGTAGCATACACTTAGCTGAATGCAAGTACCCAGTTGGAATAGATTCCCATGTGAATCATCTATTACCTTTATTAAATATTGGTTCTGATGATATTCATTTCGTTGGAATCTGTGATTTCAATGGCATTGGGAAGACAACTATTGCAAAAGCAGTCTACAATCGACTCATTTTAACCTTCAATAGGCATAGTTTTCTTTCAAATGTTAGAGAACAAGCAACACAATGGATGGCTCTAGCATCATTGCAAAAGCGACTTCTTAAAGATATCTTTAAAACAACCATTGACGTAGGTGATTACCatagaggaaaaaaattgatggaACAACTTCTTTGTAAAGAAAaagttcttcttgttcttgatgatgtggatggTCAAAAACAAGTAAATGCTTTGGCCGATGCACTCAATTGGTTTGGCCGAGGAAGTAGGGTCATAATAACAACCAGAGACGAACATATTTTGAATGTGTCCAAAGTTGATAAAGATAAAATATACAGGCCTCAAGTGCTGGATTGTAAACAgtctcttcaactatttagTTGGCATGCATTTTCAAGGGGCCAACCTCATGAAAATTATATGCAACTTCCACATGATGTGGCATGCTATTCAAGAGGGTTGCCTTTAACTCTAGAGGTATTGGGGTCTTACGTATCGGACATAAGGAGCACAGAAGAATGGGAAGGTACATTACAAAATTTGAAAGAAATTCCCCCTGAAAAAGTCCAAAGAAGGCTGAAGATAAGCTACAATAATCTAGAAGATGATTATCAGAAAACCATATTTCTTGATGCTGCATGCTTTTTCATTGGATGGGCAAAAGAAATTGTAATTTCCATATGGGAAGCTTGTGGCTATTATCCGAAATCAGCAACACATAGAATAATTCAAATATCCCTTTTAAAATTTGAAGAGGATGAGGATGGTATATATGTCTTGAAGATGCATGATCAAATTATAGAAATGGGACAGAATATTGTCAAAGAAGAAAGTCCTATGCAGCCGGGTAAGCATAGTAGATCATGGTCTTATGGTGATAGCTTGGATGTGTTAGAAGGACACAAG CAATTGGACTTTGGATATTGCGAGTCCTTGGATAAGTTAGACAAGTCCATCGGGCAATTGAGTCAGCTCAAAAGTCTTACTCTCAAACGTTGTTACTCACTCAAGATGTTGCCTGATGATGTTGGACCATTAGAGAAGCTTGAGGTATTAGATGCTCAGAATTGCATTACACTAGTGAAACTACCAATATCAATGGGGAGAATGAGGTGTTTGCGTAGCATTAACCTCAAAGGAACCAGAGTTTCAAAACTTCCTGATGATTTTTCAATGTCCTCAAGAATGTAG
- the LOC122093433 gene encoding uncharacterized protein LOC122093433, whose protein sequence is MAKRRAKKNVPKASTTRPSNSNDAHKEPKADMQEDALRDHEVERQIAATRAIRDLETERLLTGLRLLRSNFSEEQLQTPILQFFKENLPNLSLVRNNKDGQFEVEWKDKDGNLFMSHTDERNLHASILQRMSMSYPDFAGVIPNFGGFEFSSKAVKTDLFNSAKSQIPDYVLEEQSDTQMLGLQDAFRTPGVSTQRLSVGMTPKTLRLPKPGEMLLSVRGSPLGVFKEDNMEAIHESEEG, encoded by the exons ATGGCAAAACGAAGAGCTAAGAAAAATGTGCCAAAAGCATCTACAACGCGTCCCAGCAATTCAAATGATGCACATAAAGAGCCTAAGGCTGATATGCAAGAAGATGCATTAAGGGATCATGAAG TTGAACGCCAAATTGCTGCCACTAGAGCAATTCGTGATTTGGAGACTGAACGCCTTCTAACTGGGTTGAGATTGCTTCGCTCAAATTTCAGTGAGGAACAGCTGCAAACCCCTATACTGCAGTTCTTCAAGGAAAATTTACCAAATCTGTCGCTGGTAAGAAATAACAAGGATGGACAATTTGAAGTGGAATGGAAGGATAAAGATGGGAACTTGTTTATGAGCCACACAGATGAAAGAAACTTACATGCATCTATTTTACAACGGATGTCCATGTCTTATCCGGATTTCGCTGGTGTAATCCCAAATTTTGGTGGCTTTGAATTTTCATCGAAAGCTG TGAAAACAGACCTTTTTAATTCTGCAAAATCGCAGATTCCAGACTAT GTTTTGGAGGAGCAGTCAGATACTCAGATGCTTGGCTTACAAGATGCCTTCAGAACCCCTGGG GTGAGTACCCAAAGGTTGTCTGTTGGTATGACCCCTAAAACTCTGAGGCTACCAAAGCCTGGTGAAATGCTTTTATCTGTTCGTGGCTCGCCTCTTGGAGTTTTCAAGGAAGATAACATGGAAGCCATACATG AATCAGAAGAAGGTTGA
- the LOC122092710 gene encoding RING-H2 finger protein ATL74-like, translating to MWSVLFPFPASPSNPLLFPSFPSFPSSTPFSMDNLTPPTQSPTATIPPQGSNGLSLNFNVIVITAVLLCALICALGLNSMLQCVVTGTHRAVTEPVEWVASRRHNSGLKRKDMIGLPTSTYAAAGSPSSTTSGCAICLVDFSDGDRLRVLPKCNHRFHVSCIDTWLLSHSSCPTCRHQLKSNDSITSLEILTTM from the coding sequence ATGTGGTCCgtcctcttccccttccccgCATCCCCTTCTAatcctcttctcttcccttctttcccttctttcccttcttccacTCCCTTCTCCATGGATAACCTCACACCACCCACCCAAAGTCCCACTGCCACCATACCTCCCCAAGGATCAAATGGATTGTCCCTTAACTTCAATGTCATCGTCATCACGGCCGTCTTGTTATGTGCTCTAATCTGCGCCCTTGGCCTCAATTCTATGCTCCAATGTGTAGTTACGGGCACCCATCGCGCGGTAACCGAACCTGTCGAGTGGGTTGCCTCTCGCCGCCACAACTCAGGACTAAAGAGGAAGGACATGATAGGACTCCCTACTTCAACATACGCAGCGGCCGGCTCGCCAAGCTCCACCACTTCTGGTTGTGCCATTTGTTTGGTGGACTTCTCCGATGGAGACCGGTTGCGAGTACTGCCCAAGTGTAACCACAGGTTCCATGTCTCTTGCATTGATACTTGGCTTTTGTCTCACTCCTCCTGCCCCACTTGCCGGCATCAACTCAAGTCTAATGACTCCATTACCTCGTTAGAGATATTGACAACTATGTGA